Proteins from a single region of Deltaproteobacteria bacterium:
- a CDS encoding pilus assembly protein PilP, with amino-acid sequence MDRHRNQWKFVGLCFAMMFFTAAVTSARSPKPMEHIELGAEGKSIQNADKTPEEYTYIPGERRDPFVSLLRRGEQKNNTEDELTPLQRVEISDLHLVGIVEDPEGNKALVQTPDGRGYTLRVGLRVGKHDGTVKRILDDKVIIQEKKADILGQITVSKEILELKKEEGNR; translated from the coding sequence ATGGATCGACATCGTAACCAGTGGAAATTTGTCGGGTTGTGTTTTGCGATGATGTTCTTCACGGCGGCTGTGACTTCTGCCCGGTCCCCGAAACCGATGGAACACATTGAATTGGGGGCGGAAGGAAAATCGATCCAGAATGCGGATAAGACCCCGGAGGAGTATACCTATATTCCGGGTGAGCGACGGGATCCCTTTGTTTCGCTTCTGCGGAGAGGGGAACAGAAAAACAACACAGAGGATGAGCTGACACCGTTGCAGCGAGTTGAGATCTCCGATCTCCATCTGGTGGGGATCGTGGAGGACCCGGAGGGGAATAAGGCCCTGGTGCAAACTCCGGATGGCAGGGGGTACACATTACGTGTGGGTCTTCGTGTCGGGAAACATGACGGCACGGTCAAACGGATTCTGGACGACAAGGTAATTATTCAAGAGAAAAAGGCCGACATCTTAGGACAAATTACTGTCTCCAAAGAGATTCTGGAACTTAAAAAAGAGGAGGGAAATCGATGA
- the pilQ gene encoding type IV pilus secretin PilQ, translating to MNSLRPKTLLLLSFAMLALFFPVQGSSAEDSINHLIQNLKSAPADATRVQPSLMTKPVDAGTIYKNLARPVEARKYTGKKISLDLQDADVVNVLRLIADIGGVNIVFGSDVSGKVTVNLKNIPWDQALDIVLMTNGLDKVRMGKIIRIARSETITEEANKRLAAMKASDKVEPLVTRIIPVNYSDIKTIKDSDLVKNILSDRGKIDMDERTNTLIVYDIAKNVDKIEALVERLDTRIPQVLIEARIVEVTNDFSKELGIQWGFARAHSGTHTTTNLFGGNTGSDAFYGLSDPSTGTAAISGGETLPVGFNVNLPAGGEGGSFGFNVGRFFSNSLYVLDARLSLAQSKNEAKVISSPRIMTIDNQKADVVQGEDIPYSTVSQNGTQIQFVKANLELIVTPHVTAENTLLLDVETHRDSAGTVGSSGAPPITRNTASTTVLLNDGETTVIGGIYIIDKTKSRVGVPWLMDVPYLGKFFRRDKVTNSKKELLVFLTPKIIR from the coding sequence ATGAACTCCCTGCGTCCCAAAACATTGCTTTTGTTATCATTCGCCATGCTGGCCCTCTTCTTTCCGGTACAGGGGTCCTCCGCCGAGGACAGCATCAATCATCTGATTCAAAATCTGAAGAGTGCTCCTGCGGATGCAACCCGTGTCCAGCCTTCCCTGATGACAAAGCCGGTCGACGCCGGGACCATCTATAAGAACCTTGCAAGGCCTGTGGAGGCCCGAAAATATACCGGAAAGAAGATCTCGCTTGATCTGCAGGATGCCGATGTCGTCAATGTTCTCCGGTTGATTGCCGATATCGGCGGGGTCAATATTGTTTTCGGGTCGGATGTCTCCGGCAAGGTGACGGTGAACCTGAAAAACATCCCCTGGGATCAGGCCCTCGATATCGTTCTTATGACGAATGGTCTGGACAAGGTCCGGATGGGAAAGATTATCCGCATCGCCCGATCGGAGACGATTACGGAAGAGGCGAATAAGCGGCTGGCGGCCATGAAGGCGAGCGACAAGGTGGAGCCGCTGGTCACGCGGATCATCCCCGTCAACTATTCCGATATCAAGACGATCAAGGATTCGGATCTTGTCAAGAATATTCTCTCCGATCGCGGGAAGATCGATATGGATGAACGAACCAATACCCTCATTGTCTATGATATAGCGAAAAATGTCGACAAGATCGAAGCACTGGTAGAGAGACTGGACACGCGTATCCCCCAGGTCCTGATCGAGGCCAGGATCGTCGAGGTGACCAACGATTTCAGTAAGGAATTGGGGATCCAGTGGGGGTTTGCGAGGGCGCATTCCGGTACCCATACGACAACCAACCTCTTTGGAGGCAATACCGGGAGTGATGCTTTTTATGGTCTTTCGGATCCTTCCACCGGGACGGCGGCTATCTCTGGTGGAGAGACTCTTCCGGTCGGTTTCAATGTGAACCTTCCGGCCGGAGGGGAGGGCGGTAGTTTCGGTTTCAACGTAGGCCGTTTTTTCTCCAACAGTCTCTATGTCCTAGATGCAAGGCTTTCCCTGGCGCAGAGCAAGAATGAGGCCAAGGTGATCTCATCCCCCCGGATCATGACCATCGACAACCAGAAGGCCGATGTGGTTCAGGGCGAGGATATCCCCTACTCGACGGTCTCCCAGAATGGGACGCAGATACAGTTTGTCAAAGCGAACCTTGAGTTGATCGTGACGCCGCATGTGACGGCGGAGAATACCCTTCTTCTCGATGTGGAGACGCATCGGGATTCCGCCGGTACGGTCGGTTCATCGGGGGCGCCACCGATTACCCGTAACACGGCGAGTACCACGGTCCTCCTGAACGACGGGGAGACGACGGTGATCGGCGGGATTTATATTATTGATAAAACGAAAAGTCGTGTCGGGGTCCCGTGGTTGATGGATGTTCCCTATCTCGGCAAGTTCTTCCGGCGGGACAAAGTAACGAACAGCAAGAAGGAACTCCTTGTGTTCCTAACTCCGAAGATCATCCGCTGA
- the aroC gene encoding chorismate synthase, translating to MTLHYITAGESHGKGLTAILEGMPAGLPIRTEEIDHDLARRQLGYGRGGRMKIERDRVEIRGGVRKGETLGSPVALFIENKDWTNWKEVMSETPGPYDLSKRVTRPRPGHADLPGGIKYGHRDLRNILERSSARETAARVAVGAVARKLLSEFGMIVFSHVVSIGGVEADREEKVFQKKLLNRIEKSDLRCADPAAAERMRKRIDEAVREGDSLGGIFEVRVTNVPIGLGSHVHYERKLNARLAAAVMSIQAVKGVEIGIGFAAARRPGSEVHDEIYYSRAKGFYHRTNRAGGIEGGMSNGEEIVLRAVMKPIPTLMRPLRSVDIENKRSFKAGVERSDVCAVPAAGVIAEAAVSFEIARAMMEKFGGDSLSEMQRNFRHYLEAVGRY from the coding sequence ATGACTCTGCATTACATAACCGCCGGTGAGTCTCATGGAAAGGGCTTAACGGCCATTCTGGAAGGGATGCCGGCGGGTCTGCCGATCCGGACCGAAGAGATTGACCATGACCTCGCCCGACGTCAGCTGGGATACGGCCGGGGAGGGCGGATGAAAATTGAGCGGGACCGGGTGGAGATCCGGGGGGGGGTCCGTAAAGGTGAAACGCTCGGCAGCCCGGTTGCGCTCTTTATTGAGAACAAGGACTGGACGAACTGGAAAGAGGTGATGTCGGAGACGCCCGGACCGTATGATCTTTCAAAAAGGGTGACCCGTCCCCGTCCCGGACATGCGGACCTTCCGGGAGGGATCAAGTACGGTCACCGGGATCTGCGCAATATCCTGGAACGATCCTCTGCGCGGGAGACCGCCGCCCGGGTGGCGGTCGGCGCTGTGGCGCGGAAACTTCTGTCGGAATTCGGGATGATTGTCTTCAGTCATGTCGTATCGATCGGAGGTGTCGAGGCGGACCGGGAAGAGAAGGTCTTTCAGAAGAAACTGCTGAACCGTATTGAGAAGTCCGATCTGAGGTGTGCGGATCCCGCTGCGGCGGAAAGGATGCGCAAGAGGATCGATGAGGCCGTTCGGGAGGGGGATTCTCTGGGAGGGATCTTTGAGGTGCGGGTCACAAACGTTCCCATCGGTCTGGGGAGTCACGTCCATTATGAACGAAAACTGAATGCCCGTCTGGCGGCTGCCGTGATGTCGATCCAGGCCGTCAAGGGAGTGGAGATCGGCATCGGTTTCGCTGCTGCCCGTCGTCCCGGGTCTGAAGTACACGATGAAATTTATTATTCCAGGGCAAAAGGTTTTTATCATCGAACGAACCGGGCCGGTGGAATTGAAGGCGGAATGAGCAATGGTGAGGAGATCGTTCTTCGGGCGGTCATGAAACCGATCCCGACCCTGATGCGTCCCCTCCGTTCCGTCGATATAGAGAACAAACGTTCTTTCAAGGCCGGGGTAGAGCGCTCCGACGTCTGTGCCGTTCCGGCCGCGGGCGTAATTGCCGAAGCGGCGGTCTCCTTTGAGATTGCCCGGGCCATGATGGAGAAATTCGGTGGAGACTCTCTCTCCGAAATGCAACGAAATTTCAGGCATTACCTGGAAGCGGTCGGAAGATATTGA
- a CDS encoding 3-dehydroquinate synthase, which yields MEKIDVNLGTRSYVIRIGSGLLDRVGDDLEAFNLGSRVAVITNSVVRPLYGKQVRNALERAGFQVRTVEISDGETYKTLATAERLYDEFVDFRMDRTSTIVALGGGVIGDLAGFAAATYMRGIHFINIPTTLLAQVDSAIGGKTGVDHPRGKNLIGAFYQPEAVFCDLDVLKTLPRKEQVAGMAEVVKYGVILDADFFSYLESHVMQIREQDDSALFEVVRSSCESKAHVVEEDEREAGLRAILNYGHTLGHAIESLTGYSRYIHGEAVSMGMVAAAKIARGMGLCDARVVERIVNLLQKIGLPVEIPEINADAVLEILSHDKKVSDGRVRFVLPERIGKVVIRDDVPPDLIRSVLNG from the coding sequence ATGGAAAAGATTGACGTCAACCTTGGAACGCGAAGCTATGTCATTCGAATCGGTTCGGGACTGCTCGACCGGGTGGGTGACGATCTGGAGGCCTTCAACCTCGGCTCACGCGTGGCCGTGATTACAAACTCCGTGGTTCGTCCCCTTTATGGAAAGCAGGTTCGGAACGCCCTGGAACGTGCCGGTTTTCAGGTCCGGACGGTGGAGATCTCCGATGGAGAAACTTATAAAACCCTGGCCACGGCGGAACGGCTCTATGACGAATTCGTTGATTTCCGGATGGACCGGACTTCCACCATCGTGGCCCTGGGCGGAGGGGTCATCGGAGACCTGGCCGGGTTTGCCGCGGCCACATACATGCGCGGGATCCATTTTATCAATATTCCCACCACCCTGCTGGCGCAGGTGGATTCCGCAATCGGCGGAAAGACCGGCGTCGATCATCCCCGGGGAAAGAACCTGATCGGCGCCTTTTATCAACCGGAAGCGGTCTTCTGCGATCTGGATGTTTTGAAGACGCTGCCCCGGAAGGAACAGGTCGCGGGGATGGCCGAGGTGGTCAAGTATGGCGTGATCCTTGATGCCGATTTTTTCTCCTATCTGGAATCCCATGTGATGCAAATACGGGAGCAGGACGACTCCGCCCTGTTTGAAGTCGTTCGCTCTTCCTGTGAATCCAAAGCCCATGTAGTGGAAGAAGATGAACGGGAGGCGGGATTGCGGGCCATTCTCAATTACGGTCATACCCTGGGCCATGCGATCGAGTCCCTGACCGGATATTCACGTTATATTCACGGTGAGGCGGTTTCGATGGGGATGGTTGCCGCGGCGAAAATCGCCCGGGGAATGGGGCTCTGCGATGCAAGAGTGGTGGAGCGTATTGTGAACCTTTTGCAGAAGATCGGGTTGCCCGTCGAGATTCCGGAAATCAATGCAGACGCAGTTCTTGAGATTCTTTCCCATGACAAAAAAGTCAGCGACGGCAGGGTCCGTTTTGTTCTGCCGGAACGGATCGGGAAGGTTGTTATCCGGGATGATGTGCCGCCGGATCTGATTCGGAGCGTCTTGAACGGCTGA